The Methyloferula stellata AR4 genome includes a window with the following:
- a CDS encoding ABC transporter permease produces the protein MNIRAIQAIYMFEMARTGRTLLQSVVSPVLSTSLYFIVFGAAIGSHMTQIGGVSYGAFIVPGLIMLALLTQSISNASFGIFFPRFVGTIYELLSAPVSPLELVTGYVGAAATKSVIIGVITLGTARLFVDFRIDHPVWMIFFLLLTSVTFSLFGFVIGILADNFEKLQLIPLLVVTPLTFLGGSFYSIDMLPPFWRAVTLVNPVVYLVSGFRWSFFGASDLNIAISLGVTLFFLGACLVVVSWVFKTGYRLKA, from the coding sequence ATGAATATCCGCGCGATCCAAGCCATATACATGTTCGAGATGGCGCGGACTGGCCGTACGTTGCTGCAAAGCGTCGTATCGCCCGTTCTATCCACATCGCTCTATTTCATCGTATTCGGCGCCGCCATCGGCTCGCATATGACGCAAATTGGCGGCGTAAGTTATGGCGCTTTCATCGTGCCTGGCTTGATCATGCTGGCGCTATTAACACAAAGCATATCGAATGCGTCGTTCGGTATTTTCTTTCCGCGCTTTGTTGGCACGATTTACGAGCTGCTTTCGGCACCCGTCTCGCCACTCGAGCTTGTCACCGGTTATGTCGGCGCAGCCGCAACCAAATCCGTCATCATCGGGGTCATCACACTGGGAACAGCCAGGCTCTTTGTGGATTTTCGGATCGATCATCCAGTTTGGATGATTTTCTTCCTCTTACTTACATCCGTGACCTTCAGCCTATTCGGCTTCGTCATCGGCATTTTGGCCGATAATTTCGAGAAACTGCAATTGATTCCGCTCCTCGTTGTCACACCCTTGACCTTCCTTGGTGGCAGCTTTTACTCCATCGACATGCTGCCGCCGTTTTGGCGTGCTGTGACTTTGGTCAATCCGGTGGTTTATCTCGTCAGCGGCTTTCGCTGGAGCTTCTTTGGGGCATCCGACCTGAACATTGCGATCAGCCTTGGCGTAACCTTGTTCTTTTTGGGTGCCTGCCTCGTAGTCGTGAGTTGGGTTTTCAAAACCGGATACCGATTGAAGGCTTAA
- a CDS encoding SDR family oxidoreductase, whose amino-acid sequence MEGAQVIRLTPSRLALVTGAARRIGLRIAERLAQQDYDVILHCSPATLPETTAAAMRIAQMGVVAGVIAGDLADPVRAGEIIAEANAIAGPLSLLVNNASIFEPDTADHFDPALWERHFAVNLRAPSILARDFAAQLPPDEHGAIVNMIDQRVLRPTPQFFSYALSKAGLWMATRTMAQAFAPRRIRVNAIGPGPVLPNGPQGEAGFEKEVQGLPLKQAVSMDDIADAVLYLAEAHNVTGQMIAVDAGQHLAWETPDIVA is encoded by the coding sequence ATGGAGGGGGCTCAGGTGATACGATTGACGCCATCGCGCTTGGCTTTGGTGACGGGCGCCGCGCGGCGGATCGGTCTGCGGATCGCCGAACGCCTCGCCCAGCAGGACTATGACGTCATTTTACATTGCAGCCCGGCGACGCTGCCCGAGACCACCGCCGCCGCCATGCGCATCGCCCAGATGGGCGTGGTGGCAGGCGTGATCGCGGGCGATCTTGCCGATCCGGTGCGGGCAGGCGAGATCATCGCCGAGGCCAATGCGATCGCCGGGCCGCTCTCGCTTCTCGTCAACAATGCCTCGATCTTCGAACCGGACACGGCCGACCATTTCGATCCTGCGCTTTGGGAGCGGCATTTCGCGGTCAATCTGCGGGCACCATCCATTCTCGCGCGCGATTTCGCGGCGCAATTGCCGCCGGACGAGCATGGCGCCATCGTCAATATGATCGACCAGCGCGTGCTGCGCCCGACGCCGCAGTTCTTCTCTTATGCTTTGAGTAAGGCCGGGCTTTGGATGGCGACGCGGACCATGGCGCAGGCCTTCGCGCCGCGCCGGATCAGAGTCAATGCGATCGGGCCGGGGCCGGTCCTGCCGAACGGTCCCCAGGGCGAGGCCGGGTTTGAGAAAGAAGTTCAGGGCCTGCCGCTGAAACAGGCGGTCAGCATGGACGACATAGCCGATGCCGTGCTCTATCTGGCGGAGGCCCACAATGTCACCGGCCAGATGATCGCGGTCGACGCCGGCCAGCACCTCGCCTGGGAAACCCCCGATATCGTTGCCTGA
- a CDS encoding DUF992 domain-containing protein → MKNIVFAAVAALSIADVSGAQATMRPVPLPPVRPAVMDADLQQAGTLSCMVQQGFGMFVGSSRTATCIFDHPGANSYSQTYEATLSRVGLDVGVMPKQAMRWAVYTPGGVAEPGMLAGAHAGPSAETAIGVGDGGKVMFRDNGSKVVFQQMTAPMAVGVSFGLGAANLELTTASAPVFNQ, encoded by the coding sequence ATGAAAAACATCGTTTTCGCGGCTGTCGCTGCTCTTTCGATCGCCGATGTCTCGGGGGCTCAAGCCACCATGCGCCCCGTGCCGCTGCCGCCCGTGCGGCCGGCCGTCATGGACGCCGATTTGCAACAGGCAGGCACGCTCTCGTGCATGGTTCAGCAGGGCTTCGGCATGTTCGTCGGCTCGAGCCGCACCGCAACCTGCATCTTTGATCATCCCGGCGCCAATTCCTACAGCCAGACCTATGAGGCGACCCTGTCGCGCGTCGGTCTCGATGTCGGCGTCATGCCGAAGCAGGCGATGCGCTGGGCAGTCTATACGCCGGGCGGCGTCGCGGAGCCGGGCATGCTGGCTGGCGCCCATGCGGGCCCTTCGGCTGAAACGGCCATCGGGGTCGGCGACGGCGGCAAGGTGATGTTCCGCGATAACGGCAGCAAGGTCGTTTTCCAGCAGATGACCGCGCCCATGGCGGTTGGCGTGTCCTTCGGTCTCGGTGCCGCCAATCTCGAACTCACGACGGCGAGCGCCCCGGTGTTCAACCAGTAA
- a CDS encoding glutathione S-transferase N-terminal domain-containing protein produces the protein MMILRSSLPSPFGRKVKIAASLLGLRDQIEVVLADTNDPADSIRTQNPLGKIPALILEDGRIFFDSRVILEYLDYRAGGNRLIPAEPDARFVVLTQAAQADGLTDAALLLVYENRFREPQKQEPAWITLQAEKVARTLACFEAAPPKGSRDISHIGLACALGYLDLRFDGKWRAEHPNLVGWLNAFSAEVPAFEATRFVQP, from the coding sequence ATGATGATTCTGCGTTCTTCCCTGCCGTCGCCTTTCGGACGGAAAGTCAAAATTGCCGCTTCCCTCCTTGGATTGAGAGATCAGATCGAGGTCGTTCTCGCCGACACGAATGATCCGGCGGATTCGATTCGCACACAAAATCCGCTCGGCAAAATTCCGGCGCTGATTCTGGAGGACGGCCGGATCTTCTTCGACAGCCGGGTCATCCTCGAATATCTCGACTATCGCGCCGGCGGCAATCGCCTCATTCCGGCCGAGCCCGACGCGCGGTTCGTGGTTTTGACGCAGGCGGCGCAGGCCGACGGCCTGACCGATGCGGCGCTCCTGCTCGTCTACGAAAACCGCTTTCGCGAGCCGCAGAAACAAGAACCGGCCTGGATTACCCTTCAGGCCGAGAAGGTCGCCCGGACGCTTGCCTGTTTCGAGGCGGCGCCGCCGAAGGGTAGTCGCGACATCAGCCATATCGGCCTTGCCTGCGCGCTCGGCTATCTCGATCTCAGATTTGACGGCAAATGGCGCGCCGAGCACCCGAACCTTGTCGGCTGGCTCAATGCTTTTTCGGCCGAGGTTCCGGCCTTTGAGGCGACGCGCTTCGTGCAGCCTTGA
- a CDS encoding outer membrane protein, with the protein MKRIAPITGIAMSLFTGSALAADLPMRDQAPFYPAPIFTWTGLYAGINGGLSFGGFTNGGSSFFGSSGGGMVGGTVGYNFQGGPLVVGVEADLDWADINGSASPFPAVSAQGTINETNTVRARLGYSFDRALVYATGGWAGASVSGNLSNFLTTPGLIINQSHYMNGYAVGAGIEYSITPRVSVKAEYLFTALGPNTYFGGTWNAINTGVNYSTVRAGINYHF; encoded by the coding sequence ATGAAACGGATCGCGCCGATCACCGGCATCGCAATGTCGCTCTTCACCGGTTCCGCCCTTGCGGCCGATCTGCCGATGCGGGACCAAGCGCCCTTTTACCCGGCGCCCATCTTCACCTGGACCGGCCTCTATGCCGGTATCAATGGCGGCCTTTCCTTCGGCGGCTTCACCAATGGCGGCAGCTCCTTCTTCGGCAGCTCCGGCGGCGGAATGGTCGGCGGAACGGTCGGCTATAATTTCCAAGGTGGGCCGCTTGTCGTCGGCGTCGAAGCCGACCTCGATTGGGCCGATATCAACGGGAGCGCCTCGCCCTTCCCCGCCGTCAGCGCCCAGGGCACCATCAACGAGACGAATACGGTCCGGGCGCGTCTTGGCTATTCCTTCGACCGCGCTTTGGTCTATGCGACCGGCGGCTGGGCCGGCGCCTCGGTCAGCGGCAATCTCTCGAACTTCCTGACGACGCCCGGTCTTATCATCAATCAATCGCATTACATGAACGGCTATGCGGTGGGTGCCGGTATTGAATATTCGATTACGCCGCGCGTTTCGGTCAAAGCCGAATATCTCTTCACGGCGCTCGGGCCGAATACTTATTTCGGCGGCACCTGGAACGCGATCAATACCGGCGTCAATTACTCGACCGTACGGGCGGGCATCAACTATCATTTCTAG
- a CDS encoding 2OG-Fe dioxygenase family protein — translation MTFTPPSVPSHLENAAKLLKTNGFAYVHAPIMRAALQAEGLADWDRFAASWDDLGVDRYMADGGRYRRRRFATFTVRGGEVLRKLHQPHYQSRDYNPLNGGIARWFDPVIEDIQRHPVTLATIHVCDQLFTALTPKDRRPNGWHVEMHQFRIEANSDIKGEPTPEGMHQDGVDWVLALLVRRENVASGETRIADLQRNSIGGFVLTEPFDSALVDDARVYHGVTSIHPLDPTRPAWRDVLVMTFRRE, via the coding sequence ATGACGTTTACCCCTCCTTCGGTTCCATCTCATCTGGAGAATGCGGCCAAGTTGCTCAAGACGAATGGCTTTGCTTATGTCCATGCTCCAATCATGCGAGCGGCGTTGCAAGCAGAGGGGCTCGCCGACTGGGATCGCTTCGCTGCCAGCTGGGACGATCTTGGCGTCGACCGCTATATGGCTGATGGAGGCCGGTATCGCCGTCGGCGGTTTGCAACATTCACCGTGCGAGGAGGCGAAGTTCTCAGGAAGCTTCATCAGCCCCATTATCAAAGTCGCGACTACAATCCGCTAAATGGCGGCATCGCGCGGTGGTTTGATCCGGTCATCGAGGACATACAGAGACATCCGGTAACGCTTGCCACGATCCACGTCTGCGACCAGCTTTTCACTGCGTTGACACCAAAGGACAGACGACCGAATGGCTGGCACGTCGAGATGCATCAGTTTCGTATCGAGGCAAATTCGGACATTAAAGGAGAACCCACGCCAGAAGGTATGCATCAAGATGGTGTGGATTGGGTCTTGGCATTGCTTGTGAGACGCGAAAACGTGGCCAGCGGCGAAACCAGGATTGCCGATCTTCAGCGAAATTCCATCGGAGGTTTTGTCCTTACCGAACCGTTCGATTCAGCTCTGGTGGATGACGCCCGCGTCTATCATGGGGTGACTTCGATTCATCCACTTGATCCAACCCGACCCGCCTGGCGCGATGTATTGGTTATGACGTTTCGACGCGAATAA
- a CDS encoding ABC transporter ATP-binding protein — MQPILSISHLSKIYASGRVALKEMSLDIRRGEIFALLGPNGAGKTTLISVLCGIVTPSSGSAKVDGHDIIKEYRQARSKIGLVPQELTTDAFETVWATVTFSRGLFGKSPNSTLIEKILKELSLWDRKDSKIMTLSGGMKRRVMIAKALSHEPQILFLDEPTAGVDVELRRDMWRLVSSLRDQGVTIILTTHYLEEAEEMADRIGVINKGELILVEDKNELMRKLGKKQLTLFLETPLTHVPDELAKYALTISADGLELVYTYDTARAGVRELLGDLVMANISIRDLQTKQSTLEDIFISLVRDTP, encoded by the coding sequence ATGCAGCCAATCCTCTCCATAAGCCATCTTTCAAAAATCTATGCGTCCGGCCGCGTTGCTCTTAAGGAAATGTCGCTGGACATCCGGCGCGGCGAAATCTTCGCCCTGCTCGGTCCGAATGGTGCCGGTAAAACGACCCTCATCAGTGTCCTCTGCGGGATTGTCACACCTAGTTCCGGCAGTGCGAAGGTCGATGGGCATGACATCATAAAGGAGTATCGCCAAGCGCGATCGAAGATCGGCCTCGTGCCGCAGGAACTCACGACGGACGCCTTCGAGACAGTCTGGGCAACAGTCACTTTCAGCCGGGGACTTTTCGGCAAGAGCCCCAACTCGACGCTCATCGAGAAAATACTAAAAGAGCTGTCTCTTTGGGACAGGAAAGACAGCAAGATCATGACGCTTTCAGGTGGCATGAAGCGGCGGGTCATGATTGCCAAAGCTTTATCTCACGAACCGCAGATCTTGTTTTTGGACGAACCGACCGCCGGCGTCGACGTCGAATTGCGGCGTGACATGTGGCGTTTGGTCAGCTCGTTGCGCGATCAAGGTGTCACGATCATTCTCACGACGCATTACCTCGAAGAAGCGGAAGAGATGGCCGATCGCATTGGCGTGATCAACAAGGGCGAATTGATTTTGGTCGAAGACAAAAACGAACTGATGCGCAAGCTCGGCAAGAAGCAGTTGACCCTGTTTCTAGAGACACCATTGACGCATGTGCCGGACGAATTGGCAAAATACGCGCTGACCATTTCCGCGGACGGGTTGGAACTTGTTTATACCTATGACACAGCGCGCGCTGGTGTCAGGGAGCTTCTAGGCGATCTCGTAATGGCAAATATTTCCATCCGAGATTTGCAAACGAAACAAAGCACGTTGGAAGACATCTTCATAAGCCTGGTCAGGGACACTCCATGA
- a CDS encoding glycosyltransferase: protein MTPRKLLFYTHALAGGGAERVFASLASGMAARGHDVLFAVDFEAEENRPYLSPEVRLVVLGRNHAKAVTGLARLLRQEKPDVSLSALSISNLKHVLAALLTGRLKRSILSYHGYWVSEPQFLSRVSYALTPLLTWLAARTVCVSAGLKNYLIFHFASVPSRTVTIYNPVLTGPLAPPSSARELLSRPPVLLASGRMVSYKNLPLLIRAFARMNRSDAELLILGDGPERPAIEAEIARQHVADRVKLLGYIAEPWAIYARARCFVLSSDSEAFGLVVAEALANGLSVVSTNCDGPREILDRGRYGWLVPAGDEKALAVALEAALDDPGEPGPRIERAKSFSLDKALTSYETLIEEVLARP from the coding sequence ATGACGCCAAGAAAACTCCTGTTCTATACGCATGCCTTGGCGGGCGGTGGCGCCGAGCGGGTTTTTGCCTCTTTGGCGAGCGGTATGGCCGCACGCGGTCACGACGTGTTGTTCGCCGTCGATTTCGAGGCGGAAGAGAATAGGCCCTATCTGTCGCCGGAGGTCCGGCTTGTTGTGCTAGGCCGCAATCATGCAAAGGCCGTGACGGGCTTGGCCAGGCTTCTGCGTCAGGAAAAGCCGGATGTCTCGCTTTCCGCCCTCAGTATTTCCAACCTGAAACATGTGCTGGCCGCGCTTCTCACCGGACGCCTCAAACGCAGCATCCTCTCTTATCACGGCTATTGGGTCAGCGAACCGCAGTTTTTAAGCCGCGTGTCCTATGCTCTGACGCCGCTTCTGACATGGCTCGCGGCACGCACGGTCTGTGTCTCGGCCGGATTGAAGAACTATCTCATTTTCCATTTCGCCTCGGTGCCGAGCCGCACGGTCACGATTTACAATCCGGTGCTTACGGGTCCGTTGGCGCCGCCCTCAAGCGCGCGTGAACTTTTATCGCGACCGCCTGTCCTTCTGGCGAGCGGACGTATGGTGTCCTACAAGAACCTGCCGCTTCTCATCCGCGCCTTCGCGCGCATGAACCGGAGCGATGCCGAGCTTTTGATCCTCGGCGACGGCCCGGAACGGCCGGCCATCGAGGCTGAAATCGCCCGCCAGCATGTCGCCGATCGCGTCAAATTGCTCGGCTATATTGCCGAACCTTGGGCGATCTACGCGCGCGCCCGCTGCTTCGTGCTGTCGTCCGATAGCGAAGCCTTCGGCCTCGTCGTGGCCGAAGCTCTGGCCAATGGCCTCAGCGTGGTTTCAACCAATTGTGATGGGCCGCGCGAGATTCTGGATCGCGGCCGCTACGGCTGGCTCGTGCCGGCGGGCGACGAAAAGGCCCTGGCGGTCGCCCTCGAGGCCGCCCTCGACGATCCGGGCGAGCCCGGCCCCCGGATCGAGCGGGCCAAAAGCTTTTCGCTCGACAAGGCGCTGACCTCTTATGAAACGCTCATCGAAGAGGTGCTGGCGCGACCCTGA
- a CDS encoding ribonuclease T2 family protein, which translates to MRLAGCRRVLAATAGAVLAFGVSVCINDAALSAEDEDCILDHCADQKEPGPKPVPQPKPNEQKPVAAKPDPVNDIEPQQTAAEPDSAQPRGPSRPGSFDFYVLSLSWSPGFCATSSGRSYTQCESGANLGFVVHGLWPQYEHGFPSDCRTSAQFPSRAAVESTHGLYPDDGLARYEWRRHGTCSGKSPTDYFADVRRAREAITIPPAFQTASQQQSWVPVDIERAFIAANPRLRPGMLAVACRRGTLEEVRICFSKDLREFQACPEVVSHDCHGSNIAVPPMR; encoded by the coding sequence ATGCGCCTTGCCGGTTGCCGACGAGTCTTAGCCGCCACGGCAGGCGCTGTTCTTGCCTTTGGAGTCTCGGTTTGCATCAATGATGCGGCGCTGAGCGCCGAGGATGAGGATTGCATCCTCGATCATTGCGCCGATCAGAAGGAACCGGGCCCCAAACCCGTTCCGCAACCAAAGCCCAACGAGCAAAAGCCCGTTGCGGCCAAGCCGGATCCGGTGAATGACATCGAGCCGCAGCAGACGGCGGCCGAGCCGGATTCGGCGCAGCCGCGCGGCCCGAGCCGGCCCGGCAGTTTCGACTTCTATGTGCTGTCGCTCTCCTGGTCGCCCGGGTTTTGCGCGACCAGTAGCGGGCGCAGCTATACGCAGTGCGAGAGCGGCGCCAATCTCGGTTTCGTCGTCCATGGCCTTTGGCCGCAATATGAGCATGGATTTCCGTCGGATTGCCGCACGTCGGCGCAATTTCCATCGCGGGCCGCGGTTGAATCCACGCACGGCCTTTATCCGGACGATGGGCTGGCCCGCTATGAATGGCGCAGGCACGGGACCTGTTCGGGCAAAAGTCCGACCGATTATTTCGCCGATGTGCGGCGCGCCCGCGAGGCGATCACGATCCCGCCGGCGTTCCAAACCGCCAGCCAACAGCAATCCTGGGTGCCGGTCGATATCGAGCGGGCCTTCATCGCCGCCAATCCGCGCCTGAGGCCCGGCATGCTGGCGGTCGCCTGCCGGCGCGGCACGCTGGAGGAAGTGCGGATCTGCTTCTCCAAGGATCTGCGCGAGTTTCAAGCCTGTCCGGAAGTCGTGAGCCATGATTGCCACGGATCGAATATCGCCGTACCGCCGATGAGGTAG
- a CDS encoding alkaline phosphatase D family protein, with amino-acid sequence MDTRTRPYRLSRRSLLKAGATSGLALSGSIAMPRISRAADRPQLSHGLQSGDVSGNSAIVWSRADRPSRAIIEVATTDTFKTVLHSTFADALPESDFITKVALNDLPAGQDIFYRVTLTDLFEPAITGEARVGHFKTAPADLRSVSFCWSGDTVGQGWGIDETRGGMTIYATMLKNRPDFFLHSGDTIYADGPLQAEVPLPDGTLWKNIVTEEKSKPAETLAEFRGAYKYNLLDKNLLAMNAQIPILAQWDDHEVFNNWWPGEPMTRAELVRKKYTEKNGLILAARASRAFHDYMPMRFEPSEPGRVYRKISYGPLLDVFMLDERTYRGPNGENRQTTYGPDSYFIGPVQLAWLKRELQASKATWKVIAADMPLSLVVVYDMDRNFGSEAVAQSDNGPPLGRELEIADLLAFMKRADIKNCIWVTADVHYTAAHYYDPNLAQFQDFNPFWEFVSGPLNAGTFGPNRLDATFGPQVKFMKAPPPGQFNLSPAAGYQFFGHVGIDGATRQMVVTLKDVADHDLWSVALDPILT; translated from the coding sequence ATGGACACTCGCACGCGACCCTATCGTTTGAGCCGCCGCTCTCTTCTCAAGGCTGGCGCGACATCAGGCCTTGCGCTGTCCGGCAGCATCGCCATGCCGCGCATCAGCCGCGCCGCCGACCGTCCGCAGCTTTCGCATGGGCTGCAATCCGGCGATGTGTCCGGCAATTCCGCCATCGTCTGGAGCCGGGCCGACAGACCGTCGCGCGCGATCATTGAGGTCGCGACGACCGATACGTTCAAGACTGTGCTTCACAGCACTTTCGCCGACGCGCTGCCCGAAAGCGACTTCATCACCAAAGTCGCCTTGAACGATCTTCCGGCAGGCCAGGATATTTTCTATCGCGTGACGCTCACAGATCTCTTCGAACCGGCGATCACGGGCGAAGCGCGCGTCGGCCATTTCAAGACGGCGCCCGCCGACCTGCGAAGCGTGTCCTTTTGCTGGTCGGGCGATACGGTCGGCCAAGGCTGGGGGATCGACGAGACGCGCGGCGGCATGACGATCTATGCGACCATGCTGAAGAACCGGCCGGATTTCTTTCTGCATTCGGGTGACACGATCTATGCCGACGGGCCGCTTCAGGCCGAGGTGCCGTTGCCCGACGGTACGCTCTGGAAAAACATCGTCACCGAGGAGAAGTCGAAACCGGCCGAAACGCTCGCCGAATTTCGTGGCGCCTATAAATATAATCTCTTGGACAAGAACCTTCTCGCCATGAATGCCCAGATCCCCATCCTGGCGCAATGGGACGATCACGAGGTCTTCAACAATTGGTGGCCGGGCGAGCCGATGACGCGCGCCGAACTCGTGCGCAAGAAATACACGGAAAAGAACGGGTTGATTCTGGCCGCTCGCGCATCCCGCGCGTTCCACGACTATATGCCGATGCGCTTCGAGCCGTCGGAGCCCGGCCGCGTCTATCGCAAAATCTCCTATGGGCCTTTGCTCGACGTCTTCATGCTGGACGAGCGGACCTATCGCGGGCCGAATGGCGAAAATAGGCAGACCACTTATGGACCCGACTCTTATTTCATTGGTCCGGTTCAGCTCGCCTGGCTGAAGCGCGAATTGCAGGCCTCGAAAGCCACCTGGAAAGTCATCGCCGCCGACATGCCGTTGAGCCTTGTCGTCGTCTATGACATGGATCGCAACTTCGGCTCGGAAGCCGTGGCGCAAAGCGACAATGGGCCGCCGCTTGGACGCGAACTCGAAATCGCCGATCTTCTCGCCTTCATGAAGCGCGCAGATATCAAAAACTGTATCTGGGTCACCGCCGATGTGCACTATACGGCGGCGCATTATTATGATCCAAACTTGGCCCAGTTCCAGGACTTCAATCCGTTCTGGGAATTCGTGTCCGGGCCTTTGAACGCCGGCACGTTTGGTCCCAACAGGCTTGATGCTACCTTCGGCCCGCAGGTGAAATTCATGAAAGCGCCGCCACCCGGCCAATTCAATCTCTCACCTGCGGCGGGCTACCAATTCTTCGGCCATGTCGGCATAGATGGCGCGACGCGGCAGATGGTGGTCACGCTCAAGGACGTGGCCGACCATGATCTCTGGAGCGTAGCGCTGGATCCCATCCTGACGTGA
- a CDS encoding 23S rRNA (adenine(2030)-N(6))-methyltransferase RlmJ: MNYRHDFHAGNFADVFKHIILTRILLHLLRKETAFRYIDTHAGSGFYDLFGVEAGKTAEWRAGLGKVIAAEASASARELIDPYLRLAAPAVEEAADPRHFYPGSPAIAAALLRRQDRMICCELHPKAAQELQSYLGRDRRAKIIEIDGFTGLNAFVPPVERRGVALIDPAFEARDDLDRSLDVLESAWRKWGTGIFLLWYPIKDRREVESSLKRLSDGKIKRILRLELQISEPTPVGPLAANGLLIVNPPFPLAGEAEIILPFLSQAMGEDAGAGHRIEWLAGE; the protein is encoded by the coding sequence ATGAATTATCGGCACGATTTTCACGCCGGCAATTTCGCCGACGTTTTCAAACACATCATCTTGACCCGCATTCTGCTTCATCTCCTGAGGAAGGAGACAGCGTTTCGGTATATCGATACCCATGCCGGCAGCGGCTTTTACGATCTCTTCGGAGTGGAAGCCGGGAAAACCGCGGAGTGGCGCGCCGGGCTTGGCAAGGTGATAGCTGCCGAAGCGTCAGCTTCCGCGCGCGAACTGATTGATCCCTATCTGCGATTGGCGGCGCCCGCGGTTGAAGAGGCCGCGGATCCGCGGCACTTTTATCCGGGCTCGCCGGCGATTGCCGCGGCGCTTTTGCGCCGGCAAGACCGGATGATCTGCTGCGAATTGCATCCGAAAGCCGCGCAAGAGCTGCAAAGCTACCTTGGCCGCGACCGGCGTGCTAAAATCATCGAGATCGACGGATTTACCGGCCTGAATGCTTTTGTCCCGCCAGTCGAACGCCGTGGCGTGGCTTTGATCGACCCGGCCTTCGAGGCGAGAGACGATCTTGATCGCAGCCTTGATGTGCTTGAATCCGCCTGGCGGAAATGGGGTACCGGTATTTTTCTTCTCTGGTATCCGATCAAGGATCGAAGAGAGGTCGAATCGTCGCTTAAACGGCTCAGCGACGGTAAGATCAAACGTATTTTGCGGCTTGAGTTGCAGATCTCCGAGCCGACGCCGGTCGGGCCATTGGCCGCGAACGGGCTCCTGATCGTCAATCCGCCATTTCCGCTCGCAGGCGAGGCCGAAATCATCCTGCCGTTTCTCAGCCAGGCGATGGGTGAAGATGCCGGGGCGGGCCATCGCATCGAATGGCTGGCGGGCGAATGA
- a CDS encoding cold-shock protein, with protein MPQQGVVKFFNADKGYGFIKPDDGGRDIFVHITAVEQAGLRSLNEGQRITFEIEPDKKGKGPKAVDLKAD; from the coding sequence ATGCCGCAACAGGGTGTAGTGAAGTTTTTCAACGCCGACAAAGGCTATGGGTTTATCAAGCCGGATGACGGTGGAAGGGACATTTTCGTCCATATCACGGCCGTTGAACAGGCCGGATTGCGCTCCTTGAACGAAGGCCAGCGCATCACTTTCGAGATCGAGCCCGATAAAAAGGGGAAAGGCCCGAAGGCCGTCGATCTCAAAGCCGACTGA